In Marinomonas posidonica IVIA-Po-181, a single window of DNA contains:
- a CDS encoding biliverdin-producing heme oxygenase, which translates to METVQEKPEILTFAKKLKYSTRTNHDSVDQLVMQSEPFLNNENYAKFLRLQHIFHLSVAPFYQNDDLQEWFPGLADLPRLSAVESDLKDLELEPNVSPDQIASVSNLFQAIGWLYCAEGSNIGAAFLYKETQKLNFDAEHGAKHLAAHPEGRAPHWRKFVAQLDALKLTEEQEIEAVKGATEAFAFYKKTLKSLA; encoded by the coding sequence ATGGAAACCGTTCAAGAAAAACCAGAAATTCTTACCTTTGCTAAAAAGCTGAAATATTCAACCAGAACCAATCACGATAGTGTTGACCAACTCGTGATGCAATCTGAACCTTTTTTAAATAACGAAAATTATGCCAAGTTTCTGCGTCTACAGCATATCTTTCACTTAAGTGTCGCGCCTTTTTATCAGAATGATGATTTGCAAGAATGGTTTCCTGGTTTAGCCGATTTACCTAGGCTGTCAGCGGTGGAGTCTGATCTAAAAGATTTGGAACTTGAGCCGAATGTTTCGCCTGATCAAATCGCGTCAGTCTCAAATCTATTCCAAGCAATTGGTTGGCTGTATTGTGCTGAAGGCTCCAACATCGGCGCCGCGTTTCTTTATAAGGAAACGCAGAAGCTCAATTTTGATGCGGAGCATGGTGCTAAACACTTGGCGGCACATCCTGAAGGACGGGCACCGCATTGGCGTAAATTTGTTGCACAACTGGATGCGTTAAAGCTGACAGAAGAACAAGAGATCGAAGCTGTGAAGGGGGCAACTGAAGCCTTTGCGTTCTACAAGAAAACATTAAAGAGCTTAGCTTAA
- a CDS encoding TadE/TadG family type IV pilus assembly protein has product MRQRFLVSDYGTTVIEFALSLPIIIGILLVSTDLYNINRMRGVMEQASHNLSSILANQQEWNIDSFDYLVEHTIDDLVDEEYELIVSKVNIDRSMDWLPIRRGKISGVCAEMSSGKQYLDQMPEEDSDANNASFLVIQLCRYSDDLIINSGLLGSKKMESMSVNRLLYHSVVLDQRLSGEVGVDYEE; this is encoded by the coding sequence ATGCGACAACGCTTTTTAGTCAGCGATTATGGGACTACTGTTATTGAATTTGCATTGTCGCTGCCTATTATTATTGGAATTCTGTTAGTGAGTACTGACTTATACAACATCAATCGTATGAGGGGTGTTATGGAACAGGCTTCTCATAATCTTTCTTCTATTTTGGCCAATCAGCAGGAGTGGAATATCGACAGCTTTGACTATTTAGTTGAACACACTATTGATGACCTTGTGGATGAAGAGTATGAGCTGATTGTGTCCAAGGTCAATATAGATAGATCAATGGATTGGTTACCCATTAGGCGAGGAAAGATAAGCGGTGTTTGTGCTGAAATGAGCTCAGGAAAACAATATTTAGATCAAATGCCAGAAGAGGATTCCGATGCCAATAATGCCTCCTTTTTGGTCATTCAGTTATGTCGTTACAGTGATGATTTGATAATAAACAGCGGTTTGTTGGGAAGTAAAAAAATGGAGTCGATGTCAGTCAATCGTCTGCTTTATCATTCTGTTGTGTTGGATCAGAGGCTTTCAGGTGAAGTCGGTGTGGATTATGAAGAATAA
- a CDS encoding DoxX family protein, with protein MLSTLFNTLETALKNIPESLILLIARFSLAAVFWLSAQTKIDGFAINFISMQFQLGWPHISDTTYFLFEHEYALPLLPPAFAAVMATIAEHVLAVLVLIGFLTRYAALGLALMTLVIQIFVYPDAYATHGTWLAISLLLMRKGAGKFSLDQLRRPL; from the coding sequence ATGCTATCGACATTATTTAACACCCTTGAAACGGCCTTAAAGAACATCCCAGAATCTCTGATTTTATTAATCGCCCGTTTTTCCCTAGCGGCCGTGTTCTGGTTGTCTGCTCAGACAAAAATAGATGGCTTTGCCATTAACTTCATCAGCATGCAATTCCAACTCGGATGGCCGCACATTTCGGACACCACCTATTTCTTATTTGAACACGAATATGCCTTACCACTTTTGCCACCCGCATTTGCGGCGGTGATGGCAACCATTGCCGAGCACGTACTCGCTGTGCTGGTTCTGATCGGTTTTCTAACTCGTTATGCTGCACTTGGTCTAGCATTGATGACCTTAGTGATTCAGATCTTTGTGTATCCAGATGCTTATGCGACACACGGTACCTGGCTGGCGATTAGTCTATTGTTGATGCGTAAAGGGGCAGGAAAATTCTCACTGGATCAGCTCAGACGCCCGTTGTAG
- a CDS encoding TadE/TadG family type IV pilus assembly protein has translation MGTFPFFLRSKSAVVSIEVALIFPVILFILMMFFELARIALIITLVDVSIERSVQSFREDSLFNTLSEAEIKKVTSDNIIEGSFNIIHPDNIQIELQRFSNLNEFAGVKESENTYYSLPILNFSVYLNETFITPLPSFFGLGDSFQHEYRHVLGDLLGDEA, from the coding sequence ATGGGCACATTTCCATTTTTTTTGAGAAGTAAAAGTGCCGTTGTTTCAATCGAAGTCGCTCTTATATTCCCCGTGATTTTATTTATATTAATGATGTTTTTTGAGTTGGCAAGAATTGCGCTTATTATTACCTTAGTCGATGTGTCTATTGAGCGGAGTGTGCAGAGCTTTAGAGAAGATTCGTTGTTTAATACATTAAGCGAAGCAGAAATAAAAAAAGTGACGAGTGATAATATCATTGAAGGGTCATTTAATATAATTCATCCAGATAATATCCAAATCGAATTGCAGCGATTCTCAAATTTGAATGAATTTGCTGGTGTAAAAGAGTCAGAAAATACATATTATTCTTTACCTATTCTGAATTTCAGCGTGTACCTTAACGAAACTTTCATAACACCTTTACCCAGTTTTTTTGGCCTTGGTGATTCATTTCAGCATGAATATCGACATGTTTTAGGCGATCTTTTAGGGGATGAAGCCTAA
- a CDS encoding tetratricopeptide repeat protein, whose translation MLLEKNTHNTCRGWAITTLLLMGLTGCTSQVTRDGVPVIESAPYEAENAEEALKLAHLLRDNGRYKAAYEVYENMDEKGQLEEAFVLEYASLSASVLSPLEAIALFKRAELALEGDITSEQKQAICVGLGRAHLALSQFDQASSNFQCALQANPNSVVALNGMGVVLNRQGDFPEALKKLQKAIDLSPSSKLVVNNLSLTWLALGEHQKAISLLRTKHNNMAISTRLNLALVYVFYHREDMAREVLMAALPQQNTEHILDQYSTSLHRVENGVAVETELFALSNTPLKLKDVE comes from the coding sequence ATGTTGTTGGAAAAGAACACACACAATACATGCCGTGGATGGGCTATCACCACTCTCTTGTTAATGGGATTGACGGGGTGCACCAGTCAAGTGACAAGAGACGGTGTGCCGGTGATAGAGAGTGCACCATATGAAGCCGAAAATGCTGAGGAAGCGTTAAAGTTGGCGCATTTGCTGAGAGACAATGGTCGCTATAAAGCAGCGTATGAAGTCTATGAAAATATGGATGAAAAAGGTCAATTAGAAGAGGCCTTTGTGCTGGAGTATGCCAGTTTATCCGCGTCCGTTTTGTCACCTCTTGAAGCCATTGCTTTGTTTAAGCGTGCAGAATTAGCATTAGAAGGGGATATAACGTCGGAGCAGAAACAGGCGATTTGTGTTGGCTTAGGTCGAGCCCATTTGGCGTTATCACAGTTTGATCAAGCCTCATCCAATTTTCAATGCGCTCTTCAGGCTAATCCAAACAGTGTTGTCGCATTGAATGGCATGGGGGTGGTTCTAAATAGACAGGGAGACTTTCCTGAAGCCTTAAAAAAACTGCAAAAAGCCATCGACCTGTCTCCTTCAAGTAAGTTGGTTGTGAATAACTTATCTTTGACTTGGCTCGCTTTAGGGGAGCATCAAAAAGCCATTAGTTTGTTAAGGACAAAACACAATAACATGGCCATTTCGACTCGTCTTAATTTAGCCTTGGTGTATGTTTTTTATCATAGAGAAGACATGGCAAGAGAGGTGTTAATGGCAGCGCTTCCTCAACAAAACACGGAACACATACTCGATCAATATTCGACTTCTCTTCATCGTGTCGAAAATGGTGTTGCTGTCGAAACTGAACTTTTTGCGCTGAGTAATACACCCCTAAAATTAAAGGATGTTGAATAA
- a CDS encoding YbaN family protein — MYQIIAVISLGLAIFGVITPGFPATEFVLLCAWSSAKGSPKIHHFLHANRFTGPVLNDWRNGKVISLNNKIFSSISMLLCVCFLFYSGLNIYFIGFGLFGISISFIWVWSRPSHV; from the coding sequence ATGTATCAAATAATCGCCGTAATAAGTTTAGGTCTGGCTATATTTGGAGTCATTACCCCGGGTTTTCCGGCAACAGAGTTTGTATTGTTGTGCGCTTGGTCTTCCGCAAAAGGATCGCCAAAAATCCATCATTTTTTACATGCCAATCGCTTCACTGGTCCGGTTTTAAATGATTGGAGAAATGGAAAAGTTATATCGCTAAATAATAAAATTTTCTCATCAATTAGCATGCTTCTATGTGTGTGCTTTTTATTTTATAGCGGCCTCAATATTTATTTTATTGGTTTTGGCTTATTCGGAATCTCTATTAGTTTTATTTGGGTTTGGTCACGTCCGAGTCATGTATAA